One Thermus thermamylovorans genomic window, CAGAACCCGGCCCGCCAGAAGGTGTAAAAGCCAGTCCAGCCGCCCCGCGTGCGCGCTGGAGAAGGGGGCCATCTCGTAGACCTCCCCTGCCAGGAGTTCCCAGCGGGTTTCCGGCCGGAGGTCGGCCAGGGCCAGGACCTCCTCCACCGTGAAGCGGTGCCGCACCGCCATGGGGCCATTATAGGCCCTGAACCTGGACAGACACATGTGAGACGCTGAATGGGATAAAAAGATAAAGATGGGGAACCGANCTTTTTCCTCCGCCCGCCGGATGCTAAGCTTTTGGGGATGGAACGGGTGAACGTGGTGGGCGGGGGCCTCGCGGGGAGCGAGGCCGCCTGGACCCTGGCGCGGCTTGGGGTGCCGGTGCGCCTTTGGGAGATGCGCCCCAAGCGGATGACCCCGGCCCACGCCACAGGGGGCTTGGCGGAGATCGTCTGCTCCAACTCCCTGGGCGGGGAAGGCCCCACCAACGCCAAGGGCCTCCTGCAGGCGGAGATGC contains:
- a CDS encoding Uma2 family endonuclease: MAVRHRFTVEEVLALADLRPETRWELLAGEVYEMAPFSSAHAGRLDWLLHLLAGRVLGRAHLRVQNPLYLSPESPPIPLPEAELLWEPPS